The following proteins are encoded in a genomic region of Asterias amurensis chromosome 5, ASM3211899v1:
- the LOC139937469 gene encoding uncharacterized protein encodes MPSVIVPKPTSIIHVLSGKNNRDVMMDPTKNLLSAMRSNSFSRIKSALTVPGINFDVRDPESEFYSLLMRVCLLDMAPKNRRELAKILLGKKDMNVNAKDRDGRTALSHACLLGDVGMVKALAEDSDIDPNLGDREGDTPLMHACRGGQFDVVTALLSNFRRVGLLVNEPNNQGITPLIEAARGGHADICRSLVTIGNADVNARDTKSFNTAQDYAIASRRLSTPDILLLSPIAQKKLQARKKREAMGRSSLSELMKRAAFYPTSSWQHKESGTAICLEHCDGKVKQTNSTPHTKYNPLQREHLQQLNSAVFQVAKYGLIRVAEQTQEEEIEDIEIPKRLRERRLSLSLPDLRDEDSEGDAKSNSRSLSPYRPANPPDNLLSVSRRPSPRSSPRPSPCSSPQPRRKSLTPSDNHLKTTPKPQHKPHPPPRLKLPPVVDSLNLSPAAGRRRGSFPNKAFSGVRPIPVVKTTRPGMKLSGSPPNNWAPSVPKPSTKSHSTVPVVHVITANKNVDTKARVSWEGKPSNSVPSYLFR; translated from the exons ATGCCCAGCGTAATAGTGCCAAAACCAACGTCTATAATACATGTTCTGAGCGGTAAGAACAACCGTGACGTCATGATGGACCCCACAAAGAACTTACTGAGCGCAATGAGGTCCAACAGTTTCTCGCGAATCAAGTCAGCACTGACGGTTCCGGGGATAAACTTTGACGTCCGAGATCCAGAGAGTGAGTTCTACAGTCTCCTAATGAGAGTTTGCCTCTTAGATATGGCGCCAAAGAACCGGCGCGAACTGGCCAAGATACTTCTTGGTAAGAAAGACATGAACGTAAACGCCAAGGACCGGGATGGCAGGACGGCCCTGTCACACGCCTGCCTCCTGGGGGATGTTGGAATGGTGAAGGCACTGGCCGAAGACTCAGACATTGATCCAAATCTTGGGGATCGGGAAGGGGACACGCCGCTGATGCACGCCTGCAGGGGAGGCCAGTTTGATGTCGTCACGGCACTTCTGTCTAATTTCAGGAGGGTGGGACTTCTGGTGAACGAACCGAACAATCAAG GTATTACCCCACTGATTGAAGCAGCAAGAGGTGGCCATGCCGACATCTGCCGAAGCCTAGTGACGATAGGTAACGCTGACGTTAATGCCCGGGACACGAAGTCTTTCAACACCGCCCAAGACTACGCCATCGCCAGCCGTCGTCTCTCTACCCCAGACATCCTCCTACTCTCCCCAATAGCACAGAAGAAACTACAGGCACGGAAAAAGCGGGAGGCCATGGGTCGCAGCTCTCTGTCTGAGCTGATGAAACGAGCTGCCTTCTACCCGACCTCATCCTGGCAGCATAAGGAATCCGGCACCGCCATCTGCCTTGAGCACTGCGACGGTAAAGTGAAGCAAACGAACAGTACACCACATACCAAATACAACCCTCTGCAACGGGAACATCTACAACAGCTGAACAGTGCCGTCTTCCAGGTCGCCAAGTACGGACTCATTCGAGTAGCAGAGCAAACCCAAGAGGAGGAAATCGAAGATATCGAGATCCCTAAGAGACTACGGGAGCGTAGGCTCTCCCTCTCTCTACCCGACCTCCGCGATGAGGACTCGGAGGGAGACGCAAAGTCAAACAGCCGATCCTTAAGCCCTTACAGACCAGCCAACCCACCAGACAATCTCCTCAGTGTATCCCGTCGACCATCACCACGTTCATCACCACGTCCATCACCATGCTCAAGCCCCCAACCAAGGCGTAAAAGCTTAACACCAAGTGACAATCACCTCAAGACCACACCCAAACCCCAACACAAACCACACCCACCACCTCGTTTGAAACTGCCCCCAGTGGTAGATTCCTTGAACCTTAGTCCTGCAGCCGGGAGGCGCAGGGGTAGCTTCCCTAATAAGGCATTCTCAGGTGTACGACCGATACCAGTTGTAAAGACAACCAGACCGGGTATGAAACTGTCTGGCAGCCCACCAAATAACTGGGCCCCATCTGTACCAAAGCCCAGCACCAAAAGCCACAGTACGGTGCCTGTTGTACACGTCATAACAGCAAATAAGAACGTTGATACAAAGGCAAGAGTGTCATGGGAAGGAAAGCCGTCCAATTCAGTTCCCTCATACCTCTTCAGATGA
- the LOC139937787 gene encoding dihydrofolate reductase-like yields MGFQQKRYNLIVAACKCNDALGIGINGTIPWRLRTDMKFFSGQTSTTTKENRKNAVIMGRKTWLSIPKKFRPLPNRVNVVLSKTLSKCPEGVDHLCDSLDNAMTVLSEGPIEDAIDAVWIIGGSAAYKEAMKSSLCHKIYLTRIHSSFDCDTFIPEIDLSRFQLVSDPSVNGERQKENDIEFTFEIYQNINH; encoded by the exons ATGGGTTTTCAGCAGAAGCGTTATAACCTGATTGTTGCTGCCTGTAAATGCAACGATGCTTTGGGAATAGGAATCAATGGCACAATCCCGTGGAGATTGAG GACAGATATGAAGTTCTTCAGTGGCCAGACGTCAACAACTACAAAGGAAAACAGGAAGAATGCTGTTATCATGGGACGCAAAACTTGGTTGTCAATCCCTAAAAAATTCCGTCCTCTCCCAAACAGAGTGAATGTTGTGCTCAGTAAAACATTAAG CAAGTGCCCTGAAGGAGTGGACCATTTGTGTGACAGTCTCGACAATGCAATGACCGTCTTATCTGAAGGACCCATTGAAGACGCCATAGATGCTGTGTGGATAATCGGAGGCAGTGCTGCATACAAG GAGGCAATGAAGTCATCCCTTTGTCACAAGATTTATCTGACAAGAATCCATTCTTCATTTGACTGCGATACATTCATCCCGGAGATCGACCTTTCAAGGTTTCAATTGGTCAG tgatcCTTCAGTCAACGGTGAAAGACAAAAAGAAAATGACATAGAGTTTACATTTGAGATTTACCAGAACATCAATCATTAG
- the LOC139937573 gene encoding dihydrofolate reductase-like, whose amino-acid sequence MAHNHGDHSVQFDMIVAADDKMGIGIAMSLPWKLPTDRKFYLDKTNKVSPLKKNALICGRLTGSLSQREKNPNVLRFILSNTLEEKPPHADYLCKNLDEALAIIGSPEVGNVVDNVWIIGGSAVYKAGLESPHLRRYYITRVYGDFKCDAFCPDVDLTKFKLVSDPDIGSHVYEENGIRFKFEAYERI is encoded by the exons ATGGCACATAACCATGGCGACCATTCAGTACAATTTGACATGATTGTTGCTGCAGATGATAAGATGGGGATAGGGATAGCTATGAGCCTTCCTTGGAAGTTACC AACCGACAGAAAGTTCTACTtggacaaaacaaacaaagtcagCCCACTTAAAAAGAATGCCCTGATTTGCGGTCGACTCACAGGATCACTTTcacaaagagaaaaaaatccaAACGTCCTGCGTTTCATCCTGAGTAATACTTTAGA GGAAAAGCCTCCTCATGCTGACTACCTCTGTAAAAATCTGGATGAAGCACTGGCAATTATCGGAAGTCCAGAAGTTGGGAATGTTGTGGATAACGTGTGGATAATTGGAGGCTCTGCAGTGTACAAG GCAGGCTTGGAGTCTCCTCATCTCCGAAGATATTACATCACACGTGTCTATGGTGACTTCAAGTGTGATGCATTCTGCCCAGATGTCGACTTAACCAAGTTCAAGCTTGTAAG TGATCCAGACATTGGCAGCCATGTTTACGAGGAGAATGGCATCAGATTTAAGTTTGAAGCTTATGAGAGAATCTAG